In Panulirus ornatus isolate Po-2019 chromosome 59, ASM3632096v1, whole genome shotgun sequence, the following are encoded in one genomic region:
- the LOC139767073 gene encoding uncharacterized protein has translation MPRYKGQLVSEDAGPNEPVIHVFDYSANDNQPPSRSSYRKQLVAVDSCIYLRRRNLADIKSSKSRAPRSGAKAWRGGAKGSMSGARTSESESKASEGGATVSENWADVKEGGGLMNNVGEAKTRGTSESEDDFKRGGASLTLEAGHEFEGYVLKCPNGPYDYAIKLWDEGKAAPQEEQYPRPGEEVEALVIDRNGDFLTVACGSNIAYATRKSFLIAGVDPDDLSLPFSRLRVSLSRAEKRPREVPAAAWVAHPTQVNIPPYDIY, from the exons ATGCCGCGGTACAAGGGCCAGCTGGTGTCCGAGGACGCGGGGCCAAACGAACCAGTGATCCACGTCTTCGACTACAGTGCCAACGACAACCAGCCTCCCTCCAg gtccaGCTACAGGAAGCAGTTGGTCGCCGTCGACTCCTGTATCTACCTCCGGCGCCGCAATTTGGCCGATATCAAGAGCAGCAAGAGCAGGGCCCCGAGAAGCGGCGCTAAGGCCTGGAGGGGCGGAGCCAAAGGGTCGATGAGCGGGGCCAGAACGTCCGAGAGCGAATCAAAGGCCTCGGAAGGCGGAGCCACGGTGTCGGAGAACTGGGCCGACGTCAAGGAAGGCGGCGGACTGATGAACAACGTGGGAGAAGCGAAGACCAGAGGGACCAGTGAGAGCGAGGATGACTTCAAAAGGGGAGGAGCCAGCTTGACACTAGAGGCTGGGCATGAGTTCGAGGGCTACGTCCTCAAGTGCCCAAATGGTCCTTATGACTACGCCATAAAGCTCTGGGACGAAGGCAAG GCGGCACCCCAGGAGGAGCAGTACCCCCGGCCGGGCGAGGAGGTGGAGGCCCTGGTGATCGACAGAAACGGGGACTTCCTGACGGTGGCCTGCGGCTCCAACATCGCCTACGCCACCAGGAAGAGCTTCCTCATCGCGG GTGTGGACCCGGACGACCTGTCGTTGCCCTTCAGTCGTCTGCGCGTGTCGTTGAGCCGGGCGGAGAAGCGACCGCGTGAGGTGCCGGCAGCCGCTTGGGTCGCTCATCCAACCCAGGTCAACATCCCCCCCTACGATATCTACTAG